One segment of Macaca fascicularis isolate 582-1 chromosome 4, T2T-MFA8v1.1 DNA contains the following:
- the LY6G6F gene encoding lymphocyte antigen 6 complex locus protein G6f has protein sequence MAVLFLLLFLYGTPQAADNIQAIYVALGEAMELPCPSPPTLHGDEHLSWFRSPAAGSFTTLVAQVRVGRPAPDPGKPGRESRLRLLGNYSLWLEGSKEEDAGRYWCAVLGQHHNYQNWRVYDVLVLKGSQLSARTADGSPCNVLLCSVVPSRRMDSVTWQEGKGPVKGRVQSFWGSEAALLLVCPGEGLSEPRSRRPRIIRCLMTHNKGVSFSLAASMDASPAFCAPSVGWDMSWILMLLLTMGQGVIILALSIVLWRQRVRGAPVRAASIPQFKPEIQVYENIHLARLGPPAHKTR, from the exons ATGGCAGTCTTATTCCTCCTCCTGTTCCTATATGGAACTCCCCAGGCTGCAG ACAACATCCAGGCCATCTATGTGGCCTTGGGGGAGGCAATGGAACTGCCATGTCCCTCACCACCCACTCTACATGGGGACGAACACCTGTCATGGTTCCGCAGCCCTGCAGCAGGCTCCTTCACCACCCTGGTAGCCCAAGTCCGAGTGGGCAGGCCAGCCCCAGACCCTGGAAAACCAGGAAGGGAATCCAGGCTCCGACTGCTGGGGAATTATTCTTTGTGGCTGGAGGGATCCAAGGAGGAAGATGCCGGGCGGTACTGGTGCGCTGTGCTAGGTCAGCACCACAACTACCAGAACTGGAGGGTGTACGACGTCTTGGTGCTCAAAG GATCCCAGTTATCTGCAAGGACTGCAGATGGATCCCCCTGCAATGTCCTCCTGTGCTCTGTGGTCCCCAGCAGACGCATGGACTCTGTGACCTGGCAGGAAGGGAAGGGTCCCGTGAAGGGCCGTGTTCAGTCCTTCTGGGGCAGTGAGGCTGCCCTGCTCTTGGTGTGTCCTGGGGAGGGGCTTTCTGAGCCCAGGAGCCGAAGACCAAGAATCATCCGCTGCCTCATGACTCACAACAAAGGGGTCAGCTTTAGCCTGGCAG CCTCCATGGATGCTTCTCCTGCCTTCTGTGCCCCTTCCGTGGGCTGGGACATGTCTTGGATTCTGATGCTGCTGCTCACAATGGGCCAGGGAGTCATCATCCTGGCCCTCAGCATTGTGCTCTGGAGGCAGAGGGTCCGTGGGGCTCCAGTCAGAG CTGCCTCGATTCCTCAGTTCAAACCCGAGATCCAGGTCTATGAGAACATCCATTTGGCCCGTCTCGG CCCACCTGCCCACAAGACCAGGTGA
- the LY6G6D gene encoding lymphocyte antigen 6 complex locus protein G6d isoform X2 — protein sequence MKPQFVGILLSSLLGAALGNRMRCYNCGGSPSSSCKKAVTTCGEGRPQPGLEQIKLPGNPPVTLIHQHPACVAARHCNQVETESVGDVTYPAHRDCYLGDLCNSAVASHVAPACILAAAATALTCLLPGLWSG from the exons ATGAAACCCCAGTTTGTTGGGATATTGCTCAGCTCCCTGCTAGGGGCTGCCTTGG GAAACCGAATGCGGTGCTACAACTGTGGTGGAAGCCCCAGCAGTTCTTGCAAAAAAGCCGTGACCACCTGTGGCGAGGGCAGACCCCAGCCAGGCCTGGAACAGATCAAGCTACCTGGAAACC cCCCAGTGACCTTGATTCACCAACATCCAGCCTGCGTCGCAGCCCGTCATTGCAATCAAGTGGAGACAGAGTCGGTGGGAGACGTGACTTATCCAGCCCACAGGGACTGCTACCTGGGAGACCTGTGCAACAGCGCCGTGGCAAGCCACGTGGCCCCTGCATGCATTTTGGCTGCAGCAGCTACCGCCCTGACCTGTCTCTTACCAGGACTGTGGAGCGGGTAG
- the ABHD16A gene encoding phosphatidylserine lipase ABHD16A isoform X1, translating to MAKLLSCVLGPRLYKIYRERDSERAPASVPETPTAVTAPHSSSWDTYYQPRALEKHADSILALASVFWSISYYSSPFAFFYLYRKGYLSLSKVVPFSHYAGTLLLLLAGVACLRGIGRWTNPQYRQFITILEATHRNQSSENKRQLANYNFDFRSWPVDFHWEEPSSRKESRGGPSRRGVALLRPEPLHRGTADTLLNRVKKLPCQITSYLVAHTLGRRMLYPGSVYLLQKALMPVLLQGQARLVEECNGRRAKLLACDGNEIDTMFVDRRGTAQPQGQKLVICCEGNAGFYEVGCISTPLEAGYSVLGWNHPGFAGSTGVPFPQNEANAMDVVVQFAIHRLGFQPQDIIIYAWSIGGFTATWAAMSYPDVSAVILDASFDDLVPLALKVMPDSWRGLVTRTVRQHLNLNNAEQLCRYLGPVLLIRRTKDEIITTTVPEDIMSNRGNDLLLKLLQHRYPRVMAEEGLQVVRQWLEASSQLEEASIYSRWEVEEDWCLSVLRSYQAEHGPDFPWSVGEDMSADGRRQLALFLARKHLHNFEATHCTPLPAQNFQMPWHL from the exons ATGGCGAAGCTGCTGAGCTGCGTCCTAGGCCCCCGGCTGTACAAAATCTACCGGGAGAGAGACTCTGAAAGGGCCCCGGCCAGCGTCCCTGAAACGCCAACGGCAGTCACTGCCCCCCATTCCAGCTCCTGG GATACGTACTATCAGCCCCGTGCCCTGGAGAAACATGCTGACAGCATCCTGGCACTG GCTTCAGTATTCTGGTCCATCTCTTATTACTCCTCTCCCTTCGCCTTCTTCTACTTGTACAGGAAAG GTTACTTGAGTTTGTCCAAAGTGGTGCCGTTTTCTCACTATGCTGGGACATTGCTGCTACTTCTGGCAGGCGTGGCCTGCCTCCGAG GCATTGGCCGCTGGACCAACCCCCAGTACCGGCAGTTCatcaccatcttggaagcaacgCATCGGAACCAGTCTTCAGAAAACAAG AGGCAGCTTGCTAACTACAACTTTGACTTCCGGAGCTGGCCAGTCGACTTCCACTGGGAAGAACCCAGCAGCCG GAAGGAGTCTCGAGGGGGCCCTTCCCGCCGGGGTGTGGCCCTGCTTCGCCCAGAGCCCCTGCACCGGGGAACAGCAGACACCCTCCTCAACCGGGTTAAGAAGCTGCCTTGTCAGATCACCAG CTACCTGGTGGCGCACACCCTGGGGCGCCGGATGCTGTATCCAGGCTCTGTGTACCTGCTCCAGAAGGCCCTCATGCCTGTGCTGCTGCAGGGCCAGGCCCGACTGGTGGAAGAG TGTAATGGGCGCCGGGCAAAGCTGCTGGCCTGTGATGGCAATGAGATTGACACCATGTTTGTGGACCGGCGGGGGACAGCTCAGCCCCAGGGACAGAAGCTG GTGATCTGCTGTGAGGGGAATGCTGGGTTTTACGAGGTGGGCTGCATCTCCACACCCCTGGAAG CTGGATATTCAGTCCTGGGCTGGAATCATCCAGGCTTTGCTGGAAGCACG GGAGTGCCGTTCCCGCAGAATGAGGCCAATGCCATGGATGTGGTGGTCCAGTTTGCCATCCACCGCCTGGGCTTCCAGCCCCAGGACATCATCATCTACGCCTGGTCCATCGGTGGCTTCACTG CCACGTGGGCCGCCATGTCCTACCCAGATGTTAGTGCCGTGATCCTGGATGCCTCCTTTGATGACCTGGTGCCCTTGGCCTTGAAGGTCATGCCAGACAGCTGGA GGGGCCTGGTGACCAGGACCGTGAGGCAGCATCTCAATCTAAACAATGCGGAGCAGCTGTGCAG ATACCTGGGTCCTGTACTGCTGATCCGGAGAACCAAGGATGAGATCATCACTACCAC GGTTCCTGAGGACATCATGTCCAACCGAGGCAATGACCTCCTGCTGAAGCTCCTGCAGCATCG GTATCCCCGGGTGATGGCAGAGGAGGGTCTTCAAGTGGTGAGGCAGTGGTTGGAGGCCTCCTCACAGCTGGAGGAAG CCTCAATTTACAGCCGATGGGAGGTGGAAGAGGACTGGTGTCTGTCTGTCCTCCGCTCCTACCAGGCAGAACACGGGCCTGACTTCCCCTGGAGCGTGG GGGAGGACATGAGTGCAGATGGACGGCGGCAGCTGGCTTTGTTTCTG GCTCGGAAGCATCTGCACAACTTTGAGGCCACTCACTGTACCCCACTCCCAGCCCAGAACTTCCAGATGCCCTGGCACCTCTAG
- the LY6G6D gene encoding lymphocyte antigen 6 complex locus protein G6d isoform X1: MKPQFVGILLSSLLGAALGNRMRCYNCGGSPSSSCKKAVTTCGEGRPQPGLEQIKLPGNRRCFLRGLKIPLGSLKSHLLCPRRQVLKPGVQHPSFILSLSPSDLDSPTSSLRRSPSLQSSGDRVGGRRDLSSPQGLLPGRPVQQRRGKPRGPCMHFGCSSYRPDLSLTRTVERVVGVGVEKGGREQGNKGHPNI, translated from the exons ATGAAACCCCAGTTTGTTGGGATATTGCTCAGCTCCCTGCTAGGGGCTGCCTTGG GAAACCGAATGCGGTGCTACAACTGTGGTGGAAGCCCCAGCAGTTCTTGCAAAAAAGCCGTGACCACCTGTGGCGAGGGCAGACCCCAGCCAGGCCTGGAACAGATCAAGCTACCTGGAAACC GGAGGTGTTTTTTGAGGGGGCTGAAAATCCCTTTGGGCTCCTTGAAATCACATCTGCTCTGCCCCAGAAGGCAAGTCCTGAAGCCAGGAGTCCAACACCCCagtttcattctctctctcagcCCCAGTGACCTTGATTCACCAACATCCAGCCTGCGTCGCAGCCCGTCATTGCAATCAAGTGGAGACAGAGTCGGTGGGAGACGTGACTTATCCAGCCCACAGGGACTGCTACCTGGGAGACCTGTGCAACAGCGCCGTGGCAAGCCACGTGGCCCCTGCATGCATTTTGGCTGCAGCAGCTACCGCCCTGACCTGTCTCTTACCAGGACTGTGGAGCGGGTAGTGGGAGTAGGAgtagagaaaggaggaagggagcaaGGGAACAAGGGACATCCGAACATCTAA
- the ABHD16A gene encoding phosphatidylserine lipase ABHD16A isoform X2: protein MTFTDPVSDTYYQPRALEKHADSILALASVFWSISYYSSPFAFFYLYRKGYLSLSKVVPFSHYAGTLLLLLAGVACLRGIGRWTNPQYRQFITILEATHRNQSSENKRQLANYNFDFRSWPVDFHWEEPSSRKESRGGPSRRGVALLRPEPLHRGTADTLLNRVKKLPCQITSYLVAHTLGRRMLYPGSVYLLQKALMPVLLQGQARLVEECNGRRAKLLACDGNEIDTMFVDRRGTAQPQGQKLVICCEGNAGFYEVGCISTPLEAGYSVLGWNHPGFAGSTGVPFPQNEANAMDVVVQFAIHRLGFQPQDIIIYAWSIGGFTATWAAMSYPDVSAVILDASFDDLVPLALKVMPDSWRGLVTRTVRQHLNLNNAEQLCRYLGPVLLIRRTKDEIITTTVPEDIMSNRGNDLLLKLLQHRYPRVMAEEGLQVVRQWLEASSQLEEASIYSRWEVEEDWCLSVLRSYQAEHGPDFPWSVGEDMSADGRRQLALFLARKHLHNFEATHCTPLPAQNFQMPWHL from the exons ATGACTTTTACAGATCCTGTATCC GATACGTACTATCAGCCCCGTGCCCTGGAGAAACATGCTGACAGCATCCTGGCACTG GCTTCAGTATTCTGGTCCATCTCTTATTACTCCTCTCCCTTCGCCTTCTTCTACTTGTACAGGAAAG GTTACTTGAGTTTGTCCAAAGTGGTGCCGTTTTCTCACTATGCTGGGACATTGCTGCTACTTCTGGCAGGCGTGGCCTGCCTCCGAG GCATTGGCCGCTGGACCAACCCCCAGTACCGGCAGTTCatcaccatcttggaagcaacgCATCGGAACCAGTCTTCAGAAAACAAG AGGCAGCTTGCTAACTACAACTTTGACTTCCGGAGCTGGCCAGTCGACTTCCACTGGGAAGAACCCAGCAGCCG GAAGGAGTCTCGAGGGGGCCCTTCCCGCCGGGGTGTGGCCCTGCTTCGCCCAGAGCCCCTGCACCGGGGAACAGCAGACACCCTCCTCAACCGGGTTAAGAAGCTGCCTTGTCAGATCACCAG CTACCTGGTGGCGCACACCCTGGGGCGCCGGATGCTGTATCCAGGCTCTGTGTACCTGCTCCAGAAGGCCCTCATGCCTGTGCTGCTGCAGGGCCAGGCCCGACTGGTGGAAGAG TGTAATGGGCGCCGGGCAAAGCTGCTGGCCTGTGATGGCAATGAGATTGACACCATGTTTGTGGACCGGCGGGGGACAGCTCAGCCCCAGGGACAGAAGCTG GTGATCTGCTGTGAGGGGAATGCTGGGTTTTACGAGGTGGGCTGCATCTCCACACCCCTGGAAG CTGGATATTCAGTCCTGGGCTGGAATCATCCAGGCTTTGCTGGAAGCACG GGAGTGCCGTTCCCGCAGAATGAGGCCAATGCCATGGATGTGGTGGTCCAGTTTGCCATCCACCGCCTGGGCTTCCAGCCCCAGGACATCATCATCTACGCCTGGTCCATCGGTGGCTTCACTG CCACGTGGGCCGCCATGTCCTACCCAGATGTTAGTGCCGTGATCCTGGATGCCTCCTTTGATGACCTGGTGCCCTTGGCCTTGAAGGTCATGCCAGACAGCTGGA GGGGCCTGGTGACCAGGACCGTGAGGCAGCATCTCAATCTAAACAATGCGGAGCAGCTGTGCAG ATACCTGGGTCCTGTACTGCTGATCCGGAGAACCAAGGATGAGATCATCACTACCAC GGTTCCTGAGGACATCATGTCCAACCGAGGCAATGACCTCCTGCTGAAGCTCCTGCAGCATCG GTATCCCCGGGTGATGGCAGAGGAGGGTCTTCAAGTGGTGAGGCAGTGGTTGGAGGCCTCCTCACAGCTGGAGGAAG CCTCAATTTACAGCCGATGGGAGGTGGAAGAGGACTGGTGTCTGTCTGTCCTCCGCTCCTACCAGGCAGAACACGGGCCTGACTTCCCCTGGAGCGTGG GGGAGGACATGAGTGCAGATGGACGGCGGCAGCTGGCTTTGTTTCTG GCTCGGAAGCATCTGCACAACTTTGAGGCCACTCACTGTACCCCACTCCCAGCCCAGAACTTCCAGATGCCCTGGCACCTCTAG
- the LY6G6C gene encoding lymphocyte antigen 6 complex locus protein G6c — MKALLLLTLSALLCWVSADIRCHSCYKVPVLGCVDRQSCRLEPGQQCLTTHAYLGKMWVFSNLRCGTPEEPCQEAFNQTNRKLGLTYNTTCCNKDNCNSAGPRPTPALGLVFLTSLAGLGLWLRH; from the exons ATGAAAGCCCTTTTGCTGCTCACCCtgtctgctctgctctgctggGTCTCAG CTGACATTCGCTGTCACTCCTGCTACAAGGTCCCTGTGCTGGGCTGTGTGGACCGGCAGTCCTGCCGCCTGGAGCCAGGACAGCAATGCCTGACAACACATGCATACCTTG GTAAGATGTGGGTTTTCTCCAATCTGCGCTGTGGCACACCAGAAGAGCCCTGTCAGGAGGCCTTCAACCAAACCAACCGCAAGCTGGGCCTGACATATAACACCACCTGCTGCAACAAGGACAACTGCAACAGTGCAGGCCCCCGGCCCACTCCAGCCCTGGGCCTTGTCTTCCTTACCTCCTTGGCTGGCCTTGGCCTCTGGCTGCGGCACTGA
- the LOC102119475 gene encoding lymphocyte antigen 6G6e-like, which yields MFQLYKSQDLRMQITSPQFLTLRLAMGTSNIFLCVLFLCGALGLTMSPARGRLRCYTCSLAKSCYPVPTKCQDDESCSISIGTSDQSEIIERKGYLPRAQCPLPSHATYWLHSYILRHHCC from the exons ATGTTCCAACTTTACAAATCCCAGGATCTCAGGATGCAGATCACCTCTCCCCAATTCCTGACCCTGCGTTTGGCCATGGGCACCTCCAACATCTTCCTCTGTGTCCTGTTCCTCTGTGGTGCACTGG GTCTCACCATGTCCCCTGCCCGGGGAAGGCTCCGCTGTTACACCTGCAGCTTGGCCAAATCCTGCTACCCTGTTCCCACCAAGTGTCAGGACGATGAATCTTGCAGCATCAGTATCGGCACCTCAG ATCAGAGTGAGATCATCGAGCGAAAAGGCTACCTCCCAAGGGCCCAGTGCCCTCTGCCGAGCCATGCCACCTACTGGCTGCACTCCTACATTCTGCGGCACCACTGCTGCTAG
- the ABHD16A gene encoding phosphatidylserine lipase ABHD16A isoform X3, which produces MLYPGSVYLLQKALMPVLLQGQARLVEECNGRRAKLLACDGNEIDTMFVDRRGTAQPQGQKLVICCEGNAGFYEVGCISTPLEAGYSVLGWNHPGFAGSTGVPFPQNEANAMDVVVQFAIHRLGFQPQDIIIYAWSIGGFTATWAAMSYPDVSAVILDASFDDLVPLALKVMPDSWRGLVTRTVRQHLNLNNAEQLCRYLGPVLLIRRTKDEIITTTVPEDIMSNRGNDLLLKLLQHRYPRVMAEEGLQVVRQWLEASSQLEEASIYSRWEVEEDWCLSVLRSYQAEHGPDFPWSVGEDMSADGRRQLALFLARKHLHNFEATHCTPLPAQNFQMPWHL; this is translated from the exons ATGCTGTATCCAGGCTCTGTGTACCTGCTCCAGAAGGCCCTCATGCCTGTGCTGCTGCAGGGCCAGGCCCGACTGGTGGAAGAG TGTAATGGGCGCCGGGCAAAGCTGCTGGCCTGTGATGGCAATGAGATTGACACCATGTTTGTGGACCGGCGGGGGACAGCTCAGCCCCAGGGACAGAAGCTG GTGATCTGCTGTGAGGGGAATGCTGGGTTTTACGAGGTGGGCTGCATCTCCACACCCCTGGAAG CTGGATATTCAGTCCTGGGCTGGAATCATCCAGGCTTTGCTGGAAGCACG GGAGTGCCGTTCCCGCAGAATGAGGCCAATGCCATGGATGTGGTGGTCCAGTTTGCCATCCACCGCCTGGGCTTCCAGCCCCAGGACATCATCATCTACGCCTGGTCCATCGGTGGCTTCACTG CCACGTGGGCCGCCATGTCCTACCCAGATGTTAGTGCCGTGATCCTGGATGCCTCCTTTGATGACCTGGTGCCCTTGGCCTTGAAGGTCATGCCAGACAGCTGGA GGGGCCTGGTGACCAGGACCGTGAGGCAGCATCTCAATCTAAACAATGCGGAGCAGCTGTGCAG ATACCTGGGTCCTGTACTGCTGATCCGGAGAACCAAGGATGAGATCATCACTACCAC GGTTCCTGAGGACATCATGTCCAACCGAGGCAATGACCTCCTGCTGAAGCTCCTGCAGCATCG GTATCCCCGGGTGATGGCAGAGGAGGGTCTTCAAGTGGTGAGGCAGTGGTTGGAGGCCTCCTCACAGCTGGAGGAAG CCTCAATTTACAGCCGATGGGAGGTGGAAGAGGACTGGTGTCTGTCTGTCCTCCGCTCCTACCAGGCAGAACACGGGCCTGACTTCCCCTGGAGCGTGG GGGAGGACATGAGTGCAGATGGACGGCGGCAGCTGGCTTTGTTTCTG GCTCGGAAGCATCTGCACAACTTTGAGGCCACTCACTGTACCCCACTCCCAGCCCAGAACTTCCAGATGCCCTGGCACCTCTAG